The DNA sequence ATAGGTGAACCATTTGGTATAGATTTCCCATTTGTATATCTTAAATTAGAAATTTTAACAGTCCCTCCTTGCGCATAAGTTGGTACTATTTGTAATCCCGCAAAAATTAAAAATAATAAAAGTAATTTTATTTTCATAGTATTCTCCTGATTGTTTGGTTTTGGTTTTTGAAGTTATTTATAGATAGAATCTTGGTAAATAACCAAGATTCTATCTATATCTTATAATACTATTTTAAGAGAGCATATTGGAATGATACATTTCCTCTTTCACCTGCAGCGCTTAACATTGAAGTGAATTTTAATTTGTAAACATTTCCGTTAGCATCTTTTATAACATAAAAACGATCTGTTTTAAACGATAAAGGATAAGTTGCTCTCCAGTTACCACCTATTACTCTTTGATCTTTTGCTAAATCAGTATTGAATTTATCTTGAGTTGCATTAGCTAAAGTGAAATTTTCGTAAGCTATTTCAGATGTTAAAACTTGGAATGCTTTAGTACCATTTTTTGTATTAGTAATTGCGTAATCAGGGAAATAATATGATCCTGCTGATGAACCATCATTATATAATGTTTCCCCTGTGAATGTAGTAATATTTAAATCCCATTTATCTTTTGTAGGTTCAACTTTAACTACCGATTTAGTGTTCAAGCTAAAGAAAGAAAAATTATAAGCTGCATCTTTGGCAATAGTAACTTCACTGTGTGTTGTCGCATTTAAATCTGCATACTGTAATTTGTAATTATTACCGTCTCTTAAAATTCTAATTTTTTTCCATCCTCTTGAAGCTCCAGTAAGTGCAACTCCAGTTCCTGTTGCCGGAACAGCAGAAATCTCTTGTCCCATATTTACTAAATAAACTTTATTTTCTGCATTATTAGCTGAAACCTCAGCAATCGCAGTTCCTTTAAGTTTATCAGTTGCAGTCAAATTCCCATAAGGACTATCTATAAAGCCAATATTAGATGCTTCATAATTACCAGTCGTTACATTTGGGTCCTCAACTTGCACTTCATCAATATTAGTAGTGTTAAGTTGTTTAACAGCAAATTTATTAATAGCCCCATTTGAAATTACACGAAATTCATTTCCTCCGTAAAAACCAAGATCCCAACTAGTTTTTAAAACTTTGGTCATTGCTCCAGAGCTTAAATCAATAAATACTTGATTAGGAACGGTATTCCCTCCATTTTCAGACGCTAATGTTTTAGTTGCAACAGCAGTTTCATTAAAGTTAAGCTGACTAGAGCCTGTAGCTGCAGTAACTTTAACATCCTGATCTGAAACAGAAGCAATCGTGAATTTCACATTTTTGACTTCACCTTCAATAGCATCAATTATTTTTTTGAATTTAAAAGATACTGAGCTAACGTTAGCAGCATATGACAATACTAATTTTGCATTTTCTACAGCTGGAGTCGTTGTATAATCTGTACCGTAAACTAAAGCAGTAGGTACTACATTTAAAGTTACTGTACCTGCCGATAAGGTTGGCTTAGAAAAAACAACTTTCACTTCTGTCTCGGCGTCTATAACATTTGTAGCAGTATTCACGAATGCAGCTGCATTAGAATTATCTACATCATTATCATCATTGTTACAAGCTGTAATACCAACAAGTAAAAATGTTATAATTAAAAGTACACTTTTTTTCATTTTGATTGTTTATTAAATTAAAGATTAAGATTATATGTTAGTTTTAAATAATAAGATCTCCCATATCCCAATAGGATATTATTTGAAGTTGCGTGCGCAGCTCCTGATGCAAGACTTTGCTGAATATTGGTAACATCTAAAATATTTCTGGCACCGATAGTTACATCAAATGCCTTCTTATTAAAAGTCTTTCTTACAGAGGCATCCAAAAAGCTATAAGACTCTAGTGTTGATAGTCTATAAACATCCAATCCATTCTCTTTCACTGCTCTAAATTGTTGTTGCTCTCCATTAAACTTGTAGTTAACAGCAAACAAAGTGTTGTATTTAGATAAATTGTATGTTATACTACTATTAATTTGTAAAGCATATAAAAATTGATCATCCGAAACCACTTTTCCATTATCAATTTTTTGCGAAATTCCAACCAGAGAAGCACCTAGATTAAATGACAGATTTTTAAAATTAATCTGATTTGTAACCGCTGCATTCCACATTTTATAAGTACTAATATTAATATATTGATAAATTGGTTGTGTCGTACCTGGTTCATCACCTACATAAGCCATATCAATCTTATCATTTACATTCAGAAAAGAAGTCGACAACTTAGTTGAAAGCAATAATCCAGACTCAAAAGATGTCATTTTTTTTATACTAAAATCATATGACATACTTGTTTCCGGGATTAAGGCATCATTACCATAAAATTGGTGTCCTGAAAATTTAATTTTCGAATACAATTCATCGAAATTTGGTGTACGAAATCCTCTTCCAAGTGATGTACGCATTTCAATTCCTTTATCAAATAAATAGTACAACCCCACAGAAGCTGCATACTGATTGTCAAATTGATTTTGGAATGAAATTCGACCTCCTGGTCTAATTGAGAATTTTTTTGTTGCTTTAATCTCTGAGGAAAGAAAAACATCATAATTTTCAAATCTTTTTTCAACCGGAACAAATGATTCATTCTCGCCATTAACCAACGAGTATCCGAGATTATTAACATATTCATAGCCTAATTGAAAATCAAAAGCTTTCTCTGGAAAAAAATTACCTAAAGTTCCAGTTGAATAAAACAACTCTGTTGATTGATTTGTTTGCTTAATACCTTCTGATTCTTGTCTCGATTTTATATTGTACTCAAACGAATCTGTTGATCGAGTTTGTTTCTGTTGGGAAAATGAAACATTATAATTATACTGAGAAGCTAATTTTCCATAAAAATTCAAATGATTAATAATACGTTCAGTTAAAAAACGTTTATCACTGGAATAACGAATATCATCAAAAGGAGGATTTGTTACAACATTAACAATTGGATTATAATAATCTATATTTTCATTTAAATAATCGAATTTATAAAAAGCTCTAAAACTATTCTTTTTATAACTTATCATTCCATTACCTATATATTGCAATTTTGGCAACCACGTATACCCTCTTTGTAAATCAGTTTCACTATAATATTCCCCTTTTTTACCCCCCAGATAACCATCAAGATCATTTCTATCAAGTCCTCCAGATATAAACCAATTATCGTTAATACTATGTGATACTTTTAATGATTGTATATGACGTCCTTTATTAAAAGCTGTATACTCTTCACCAACAGTTTCTTCCTGTACTGTTGCTCCAATCTCCCATTTATAACGAGATGATTTTTTTGTAATAATATTTAAAACTCCCGTAACAGCGTTGGCACCGTTAGTTACCCCCATAGAACCTTCAATAATTTCAATTTGCTCGATATCATCAAGATTAATCTGCGTTAAATCAACATTATTCCCTAAACTGGTATCACTCACTACAGGAATATTATCAATCAAAATCTTAAAATATTCTCCATTTAAACCAAACATAGATACTGTAGACCTACCTGTTCCAGAACTTGGAGTAATTGTAATATTTAAATATTGATTGAGTAAATCTGCCAGATTATTAGCTGCTTGTTGTTCAATATCCTTTCTGGAAATTACGGTCACATTAAAAACCGACTTCTTTATCGATTGTGGTTCAAACTGACCAGTCACAACAACTTCTGACAATTCTTCTTTTCCATTAATTGTATCTTTTTGCTTTTCTTGAGCTGAAATATTTATTGCAAATATAATTGCTGCAAAAAGGGTAATTTTTCTTTTCATTATTTTTATTGAATCTTAATAAGTCGATGCAAATATATAATTATTTTTATCTATTCTAAATAAAAACCATATATTTGCGAAAAATTTAAAATAAAATAATTGAAGTTATGATTACAAAAAGCCTCTATTTTTCAGCCGTTATGGCTTTGACTTGCAGCCTTGGTTTCAGTCAGGATGCAAAAAAGCAACAGGACCTAAAGTCAATAAAATCAATGTGTGGATGTTATGAAGTAAAATTTAATTTTGCTGAAACTTTTCAATATGCGAAGGATACTCTTACTTATAAACCTTCTCAAACCAAACACGAATCGGCATTAGAATGGGTAGAACTTTTAGAAGATACTCCAAATAAGATTGTAATGCAGCACTTGTTAATTGTAAGTGACGACATGATCATCAAACACTGGAGACAAGACTGGCTGTATGAAAACACTGATTTATATTCTTTCGATAAAAGCAGCTCTTGGAAATATAAAAAACTGGACAAAAAAGCCGTAAAAGGACAATGGACTCAAAAAGTATATCAGGTAGATGACAGTCCAAGATACGAAGGTTCTTCTACTTGGGTACATGTAGACGGAAAAGACTACTGGGCAAATGTAGCTGATGCACCATTACCAAGAAGAGAGCAAACAAAACGTAACGATTACAATGTTTTAAAAAGAAGAAACATTCATGAAATCACTGCTACAGGATGGAACCATGAACAAGACAACGATAAAGTAGTAAGAGACGATTCCGGAAAAGATTATGTATTAGCTCAGGAAAAAGGATTCGATGTTTATACTAAGGTTCCGGATATCAAATGTATCGCTGGTCAAAAATGGTGGGCAGCAAATAATGCCATCTGGAAAAATGTTCGCGATAAATGGCAAACTCTTTTTGACAGACATAAAGACTTAAACTTAGAGGCTAAAGTAGACAGAAAAGCCCTTTATTCTTTACTGTTTGATTTAAAACCAACTGCTACAAAAGCAGAAAGTGATGCTATAATCGACAAGTTTGTAAAACAATAAATATTGTGTGTTAGTTATAAAAAAGCTGGTAATCTTAGGATCACCGGCTTTTTTTATTCCTAAAAAAACCGTTTAAAAATTAATTTAAACGGTTTACCTTTATTTTTTTTTCTAAAAGCTTACTAATTCAAAATAGTTAAAATGAATAAAGGTTTTTATTGTAGTCCGGGTTTAATCAGAATTTAGTTGAATCCTAGTATTTGTCCCAGAATAATTTAGTTGTCATTTTATCTCCTCCAATTGCACTTGAAGCTGCTGCGTAATTGGCTCCGTTTGTAGAAGGGGCTAAATGCGAGTATACCATTCTCACGGGAACCTTACCCTCGGCAGCCGGTACTGCTGTAGATGGTGCAACAAGTTTAGGAAAATCAAGTCTTCTGTATGCCGTCCAGGCTTCAAATCCCCTGTTGTAGTAGGCAATCCACATTTGGTATGCAATTCTTTCTTTGGCATTACTACCTGTTGCAGTAGCAAAAGCAACATTAGGCTGTGCCAGGTAAGCAGTTATATCTGCATCTGCAACACCCCAATATTTCATACTTGCAGTAATACCATTGGTGTAATGCGTACTTGCAGGGCTTCCAACTGCCCAGCCCCTGTTTGCAGCATCAGCCAGTAAAAAAGAAGTTTCGGCATAGTCAAAAAGATCTCCTTTGAAATTGATTTCTTTCAGGGCTTTATTGAATATGGATACGGTTTGAACATCCGCTTTAAAACCATATGGTGCCCCAACATATACACCTCCCTTTTTAGAAGCGGGGTCAAAGTAGAAATCTCTTCTCGGATCCGTAAGATCATTTAAAGCAGTTGTAAACAAACTTGATATCGAATAGTCTGCCCTGCTTTTGAAACTCTCATAATTTGGATTGAAGTGCGGTTTAACCGAGGTGTACTGGAAAATAGCATTATCACTGTTACTTGTCATAGCACCTGAAGTATAG is a window from the Flavobacterium cupriresistens genome containing:
- a CDS encoding HmuY family protein; its protein translation is MKKSVLLIITFLLVGITACNNDDNDVDNSNAAAFVNTATNVIDAETEVKVVFSKPTLSAGTVTLNVVPTALVYGTDYTTTPAVENAKLVLSYAANVSSVSFKFKKIIDAIEGEVKNVKFTIASVSDQDVKVTAATGSSQLNFNETAVATKTLASENGGNTVPNQVFIDLSSGAMTKVLKTSWDLGFYGGNEFRVISNGAINKFAVKQLNTTNIDEVQVEDPNVTTGNYEASNIGFIDSPYGNLTATDKLKGTAIAEVSANNAENKVYLVNMGQEISAVPATGTGVALTGASRGWKKIRILRDGNNYKLQYADLNATTHSEVTIAKDAAYNFSFFSLNTKSVVKVEPTKDKWDLNITTFTGETLYNDGSSAGSYYFPDYAITNTKNGTKAFQVLTSEIAYENFTLANATQDKFNTDLAKDQRVIGGNWRATYPLSFKTDRFYVIKDANGNVYKLKFTSMLSAAGERGNVSFQYALLK
- a CDS encoding TonB-dependent receptor plug domain-containing protein: MKRKITLFAAIIFAINISAQEKQKDTINGKEELSEVVVTGQFEPQSIKKSVFNVTVISRKDIEQQAANNLADLLNQYLNITITPSSGTGRSTVSMFGLNGEYFKILIDNIPVVSDTSLGNNVDLTQINLDDIEQIEIIEGSMGVTNGANAVTGVLNIITKKSSRYKWEIGATVQEETVGEEYTAFNKGRHIQSLKVSHSINDNWFISGGLDRNDLDGYLGGKKGEYYSETDLQRGYTWLPKLQYIGNGMISYKKNSFRAFYKFDYLNENIDYYNPIVNVVTNPPFDDIRYSSDKRFLTERIINHLNFYGKLASQYNYNVSFSQQKQTRSTDSFEYNIKSRQESEGIKQTNQSTELFYSTGTLGNFFPEKAFDFQLGYEYVNNLGYSLVNGENESFVPVEKRFENYDVFLSSEIKATKKFSIRPGGRISFQNQFDNQYAASVGLYYLFDKGIEMRTSLGRGFRTPNFDELYSKIKFSGHQFYGNDALIPETSMSYDFSIKKMTSFESGLLLSTKLSTSFLNVNDKIDMAYVGDEPGTTQPIYQYINISTYKMWNAAVTNQINFKNLSFNLGASLVGISQKIDNGKVVSDDQFLYALQINSSITYNLSKYNTLFAVNYKFNGEQQQFRAVKENGLDVYRLSTLESYSFLDASVRKTFNKKAFDVTIGARNILDVTNIQQSLASGAAHATSNNILLGYGRSYYLKLTYNLNL
- a CDS encoding DUF6607 family protein — protein: MITKSLYFSAVMALTCSLGFSQDAKKQQDLKSIKSMCGCYEVKFNFAETFQYAKDTLTYKPSQTKHESALEWVELLEDTPNKIVMQHLLIVSDDMIIKHWRQDWLYENTDLYSFDKSSSWKYKKLDKKAVKGQWTQKVYQVDDSPRYEGSSTWVHVDGKDYWANVADAPLPRREQTKRNDYNVLKRRNIHEITATGWNHEQDNDKVVRDDSGKDYVLAQEKGFDVYTKVPDIKCIAGQKWWAANNAIWKNVRDKWQTLFDRHKDLNLEAKVDRKALYSLLFDLKPTATKAESDAIIDKFVKQ
- a CDS encoding SusD/RagB family nutrient-binding outer membrane lipoprotein — its product is MKKRKYPILFAFLGLCLYSCDNLEGLNDDTKAYVTPVPEALMSSAQEQYAIFLNNSSVNRNNFRLYAQQWSEVAYPDESRYDMDSRLLGNSNWVLLYRDVLKDLIDAQNKITAAPAAGAQAIVVKQNKLAIIEIQIVQVYQTLVDLYGNVPYSEAIKTGVLQPKYDDGLTIYKDLGSRLTLAISKLDPTQASFGKADLVYGGNVASWKKYANSIQIRLGMQLSDVDPVLAKTLVETAYTSGAMTSNSDNAIFQYTSVKPHFNPNYESFKSRADYSISSLFTTALNDLTDPRRDFYFDPASKKGGVYVGAPYGFKADVQTVSIFNKALKEINFKGDLFDYAETSFLLADAANRGWAVGSPASTHYTNGITASMKYWGVADADITAYLAQPNVAFATATGSNAKERIAYQMWIAYYNRGFEAWTAYRRLDFPKLVAPSTAVPAAEGKVPVRMVYSHLAPSTNGANYAAASSAIGGDKMTTKLFWDKY